In Halorubrum sp. PV6, a single window of DNA contains:
- a CDS encoding TAXI family TRAP transporter solute-binding subunit, with product MSSHRTRRKFLKATGVAGVAALAGCSGNGGDGGDGGDGGDSNRLSWHAGGTGGTYYPLSNEFKTVVEANTDFSLNVQSTGASVENVGSLADGSADFALIQNDVASFAKNGTGIDAFQDEPIESLQGVATLYPETITLVTLAENDISSVGDLSGATINTGDLGSGTQVNANQILESLGISDYSEQNAGFSQASEQLANGDIDAAFVVGGWPVGAIEDLANTNDIQIVPIAGDNREAVKSDASWFANDTIPAGTYSGVDEAVETVAVQAMIATNADVPADTVETVTAAIFDNVGDLSIKTDFITADSAQDGMSIELHEGAAAYFDA from the coding sequence ATGTCTTCACACCGAACACGACGGAAGTTCCTGAAAGCGACGGGCGTCGCTGGCGTGGCCGCACTGGCCGGCTGTAGCGGAAACGGCGGCGACGGCGGGGACGGCGGCGACGGTGGCGACTCGAACCGTCTGAGCTGGCACGCCGGCGGTACCGGCGGCACCTACTACCCGCTCTCGAACGAGTTCAAGACGGTCGTCGAGGCCAACACCGACTTCTCGCTCAACGTCCAGTCGACGGGCGCCAGCGTGGAGAACGTCGGGAGCCTCGCGGACGGCTCCGCCGACTTCGCGCTGATCCAGAACGACGTCGCCTCGTTCGCGAAGAACGGGACCGGCATCGACGCCTTCCAGGACGAACCGATCGAGAGCCTCCAGGGCGTCGCGACGCTGTACCCGGAGACCATCACGCTCGTCACGCTCGCCGAGAACGACATCTCCTCGGTCGGCGACCTCAGCGGCGCCACGATCAACACCGGCGACCTCGGCTCGGGGACGCAGGTCAACGCGAACCAGATCCTGGAGTCGCTCGGCATCTCCGACTACAGCGAGCAGAACGCCGGCTTCTCGCAGGCGTCCGAACAGCTCGCGAACGGCGACATCGACGCGGCCTTCGTCGTCGGCGGCTGGCCGGTCGGTGCCATCGAGGACCTCGCGAACACGAACGACATCCAGATCGTTCCGATCGCCGGCGACAACCGCGAGGCCGTCAAGTCCGACGCCTCCTGGTTCGCCAACGACACCATCCCGGCGGGCACGTACAGCGGCGTCGACGAGGCCGTCGAGACCGTCGCCGTGCAGGCGATGATCGCGACGAACGCCGACGTTCCGGCCGACACCGTCGAGACGGTCACGGCGGCCATCTTCGACAACGTGGGCGACCTCTCGATCAAGACCGACTTCATCACCGCCGACAGCGCGCAGGACGGGATGTCGATCGAACTGCACGAGGGCGCTGCGGCATACTTCGACGCCTAA